A section of the Sphaerobacter thermophilus DSM 20745 genome encodes:
- a CDS encoding (2Fe-2S)-binding protein, with translation MKRAIALTINGVRVEAEVEPRKTLADFIREDAELTGTKLGCEHGVCGACTVLLNGEAVRSCLIFAVQADGAEIMTVEGLAQNGQFHKLQQAFWENHALQCGFCTPGFLMSSYALLQENPNPTEDEIREGLSGNICRCTGYQGIVAAVKSVAGSAE, from the coding sequence ATGAAGCGCGCGATCGCGCTGACCATCAACGGGGTTCGCGTGGAGGCCGAGGTCGAGCCCCGAAAAACACTGGCCGATTTCATCCGCGAGGATGCCGAACTGACCGGCACCAAGCTGGGCTGTGAGCACGGCGTGTGTGGCGCCTGCACCGTCCTGCTCAACGGCGAGGCTGTGCGCTCCTGCCTGATCTTCGCTGTCCAGGCGGACGGCGCCGAGATCATGACGGTCGAGGGCCTGGCGCAGAACGGGCAATTCCACAAGCTGCAGCAGGCATTCTGGGAGAACCACGCGCTGCAGTGCGGGTTCTGCACGCCGGGCTTCCTGATGTCCTCCTACGCGCTCCTCCAGGAGAACCCGAACCCGACCGAGGACGAGATCCGCGAGGGGCTCTCCGGCAACATCTGCCGTTGCACCGGCTATCAGGGGATCGTGGCGGCGGTCAAGTCGGTCGCCGGCTCGGCGGAGTAG
- a CDS encoding FAD binding domain-containing protein: protein MKPPSFEYFVPTTLDEAVALLAQHGGEAKVLAGGQSLVPMMNLRLARPAALVDLNRITELDYVRAENGHVTIGALARQRAVERSSDVAERQPLIGAAIRLIGHPAVRNRGTVVGSLAHADPAAELPAVAVALDAEMVVTGSSGERVVAADDFFVSYLTVDLSPDEVLKEVRFPSLSPRTGWSIVEVARRFGDFALAGAVATLTLDDQGAASDARVALFGVADRPVRVPEAEQVLRGERPDDDRIAAASEAARAALVDPPSDVHASAAYRRHVAGVLVGRALREARERAQASG, encoded by the coding sequence GTGAAACCACCCAGTTTTGAGTACTTCGTGCCCACCACGCTCGATGAGGCGGTGGCGCTTCTGGCGCAGCACGGGGGCGAGGCGAAGGTGCTCGCCGGGGGCCAGAGCCTCGTGCCGATGATGAACCTGCGCCTCGCGCGGCCCGCCGCTCTGGTGGACCTGAACCGGATCACGGAGCTGGACTACGTGCGGGCCGAGAACGGCCACGTGACGATCGGCGCGCTCGCGCGCCAGCGTGCGGTCGAACGGTCGTCCGACGTGGCCGAACGCCAGCCGCTGATCGGCGCGGCGATCCGGCTGATCGGGCACCCCGCAGTGCGGAATCGGGGCACGGTGGTCGGGTCGCTGGCGCACGCCGACCCGGCGGCCGAGTTGCCGGCGGTCGCGGTCGCGCTGGACGCGGAGATGGTCGTCACCGGGTCGAGCGGGGAGCGGGTCGTCGCGGCCGATGACTTCTTCGTCTCCTACCTGACGGTCGATCTGTCGCCCGATGAGGTGCTGAAGGAGGTGCGCTTCCCCTCGTTGTCGCCGCGCACTGGGTGGTCGATCGTGGAGGTCGCCCGGCGCTTCGGTGACTTTGCGCTGGCAGGCGCGGTGGCGACGCTGACGCTCGATGACCAGGGCGCCGCGAGTGACGCGCGGGTCGCGCTGTTCGGCGTGGCCGATCGGCCGGTCCGGGTGCCGGAGGCCGAGCAGGTGCTGCGCGGCGAGCGACCGGACGACGACCGGATCGCAGCGGCGTCCGAGGCCGCGCGTGCGGCGCTGGTCGATCCGCCGTCCGACGTGCATGCCTCTGCGGCGTACCGGCGCCATGTTGCCGGGGTGCTCGTGGGACGGGCCCTGCGCGAGGCGCGCGAGCGCGCGCAGGCGAGCGGTTAG
- the accC gene encoding acetyl-CoA carboxylase biotin carboxylase subunit, protein MRKVLVANRGEIAVRVIRACRELGLPSVAVYSDADADALHVRYADEAVHIGPAPAPRSYLNAEAILDAARQTGADAIHPGYGFLAENADFAAACAEAGITFVGPSAEAIRRLGDKAAARQIAIDAGVPVVPGSDGVVDPEHAADEAARLGYPVMIKAAAGGGGQGIRIVDRPEDFPEALEAAQREARAAFGNDAIYLERRLIHPRHIEVQVLADHHGTVVHLFERECSLQRRRQKVLEEAPSPALDQDTREQMTTAAVRLAQAVGYTNAGTFEFLVDQNGFYFIEANTRIQVEHPITEVITGIDLVKAQLRIAAGEPLWFRQKDVRVSGWAMEFRINAEDPDLNFFPSPGTITALGLPGGPGVRLDSAIYPGYDVPPYYDSLVAKLITWGADRDEAIQRGRRALREFEIEGIQTTIPLHRRLLEEPDVIAGDYNAGWLERLLA, encoded by the coding sequence ATGCGAAAGGTACTAGTGGCCAATCGTGGAGAGATCGCGGTGCGGGTCATCCGCGCCTGCCGCGAGCTCGGTCTCCCCAGCGTCGCGGTGTACTCCGACGCCGATGCCGACGCGCTGCACGTGCGCTACGCCGACGAGGCCGTCCACATCGGCCCCGCTCCGGCCCCGCGGAGCTACCTCAACGCCGAGGCGATCCTGGACGCCGCGCGTCAGACCGGCGCCGACGCCATCCACCCCGGCTACGGCTTCCTGGCTGAGAATGCAGACTTCGCCGCCGCGTGCGCCGAGGCAGGAATCACCTTCGTCGGCCCCTCCGCCGAGGCCATCCGGCGACTGGGCGACAAGGCCGCCGCACGCCAAATCGCCATCGACGCCGGCGTCCCGGTCGTGCCGGGCAGCGACGGGGTGGTGGACCCCGAGCACGCCGCGGACGAGGCAGCGCGTCTCGGCTACCCGGTGATGATCAAGGCCGCGGCCGGCGGCGGTGGGCAGGGTATCCGCATCGTCGACCGCCCGGAGGACTTCCCGGAGGCCCTGGAGGCCGCCCAGCGCGAGGCCCGCGCCGCCTTCGGCAACGATGCGATCTATCTGGAGCGCCGCCTGATCCACCCGCGCCACATCGAGGTCCAGGTCCTCGCCGACCACCACGGCACCGTCGTCCACCTCTTCGAGCGCGAGTGCTCCCTGCAGCGGCGCCGCCAGAAGGTGCTGGAAGAAGCGCCGTCGCCGGCCCTCGACCAGGACACCCGCGAGCAGATGACCACCGCCGCGGTGCGGCTGGCCCAGGCCGTCGGCTACACCAACGCCGGCACCTTCGAGTTCCTGGTCGATCAGAACGGCTTCTACTTCATCGAGGCCAACACGCGCATCCAGGTGGAGCACCCGATCACCGAGGTGATCACCGGGATCGACCTCGTCAAGGCCCAGCTCCGTATCGCCGCCGGGGAGCCGCTCTGGTTCCGGCAGAAGGACGTGCGCGTCTCCGGCTGGGCCATGGAGTTCCGCATCAACGCCGAGGACCCCGACCTCAATTTCTTCCCGTCTCCGGGCACGATCACGGCGCTGGGGCTGCCCGGCGGCCCGGGTGTCCGGCTGGACAGCGCCATCTACCCCGGCTACGACGTGCCACCCTACTACGACTCGCTGGTCGCCAAGCTGATCACCTGGGGTGCCGACCGGGACGAGGCGATCCAGCGCGGGCGCCGGGCCCTGCGCGAGTTCGAGATTGAGGGCATCCAGACGACCATTCCGCTCCACCGCCGCCTGCTCGAAGAACCGGACGTCATCGCCGGCGACTACAACGCCGGCTGGCTCGAGCGCCTGCTGGCCTAG
- a CDS encoding cobalamin-independent methionine synthase II family protein has product MRSWRSDVVGSLLRPEYLKEARRRHEAGELSPAEFKRIEDRAVDGAIALQEGVGLDVITDGEFRRYAFYGHLVDSVEGFDKFGGWAMPFRDDEGREHVVRRPVVVDRLKRRRPMAAEEFIYLRGRTDRQAKVTLISAQQAAAYYDPEKSKGAYPTIDAYLADVVDILRQEVAELVRLGCTYIQVDAPQYAALIDPEIREGYRQRGNDPDRLLDQCIELDNAVIGDHPGVVFGLHLCRGNNQSRYYASGGYEPVARVFERTRFHRFLLEYDDARSGSFEPLQHVPEDRVVVLGLVTSKKPELESKDLLKRRIEEASRYVPMERLALSTQCGFASTEEGNLVTPMDQEAKLRLVAETAREMWGDS; this is encoded by the coding sequence ATGCGGTCGTGGCGGAGTGACGTGGTCGGGAGCCTGCTCCGGCCGGAATATCTAAAGGAAGCCCGGCGCCGGCATGAGGCTGGCGAGTTGAGCCCGGCGGAGTTCAAGCGGATCGAGGACCGGGCGGTCGATGGCGCGATCGCCCTGCAGGAGGGGGTCGGGCTGGACGTCATCACCGACGGCGAGTTCCGGCGCTATGCCTTCTACGGGCACCTGGTCGACTCGGTCGAGGGGTTCGACAAGTTCGGCGGCTGGGCGATGCCGTTCCGCGACGATGAGGGCCGCGAGCACGTGGTGCGGCGCCCGGTCGTGGTGGACCGGCTGAAGCGTCGCCGGCCGATGGCGGCCGAGGAGTTCATCTACCTTCGCGGCCGGACCGACCGGCAGGCGAAGGTGACGCTCATCAGCGCGCAGCAGGCAGCCGCGTACTACGACCCGGAGAAGTCGAAGGGGGCCTACCCGACCATCGACGCCTATCTCGCGGATGTGGTGGACATTCTGCGGCAAGAGGTAGCGGAGCTGGTGCGGCTGGGCTGCACCTACATCCAGGTGGATGCGCCGCAGTATGCGGCGCTGATCGACCCGGAGATCCGCGAGGGGTACCGGCAGCGGGGCAACGACCCGGACCGGCTGCTGGACCAGTGTATCGAGCTGGACAACGCGGTGATCGGGGATCACCCCGGGGTGGTGTTCGGGCTGCACCTCTGCCGCGGCAACAACCAGAGCCGGTACTACGCCAGCGGCGGTTACGAGCCGGTGGCGCGAGTGTTCGAGCGGACCCGCTTCCATCGCTTCCTGCTGGAGTACGACGATGCGCGCTCGGGCAGCTTCGAGCCGCTCCAGCACGTGCCGGAGGACCGCGTGGTGGTGCTGGGGCTGGTGACGAGCAAAAAGCCGGAGCTGGAGTCGAAGGACCTGCTGAAGCGGCGCATCGAGGAGGCGTCGCGCTACGTGCCCATGGAGCGGCTGGCGCTGAGCACGCAGTGCGGCTTTGCCTCGACCGAAGAGGGGAACCTGGTCACGCCGATGGACCAGGAGGCGAAGCTGCGGCTAGTGGCCGAGACGGCACGCGAGATGTGGGGCGACTCCTGA
- a CDS encoding cyclase family protein — translation MSPRRVVDLSHPIDAAIPMFPGLPAPEIAEHLSREASRAHYAGGTEFVIHRYSLIGNSGTYLDAPFHRYADGADLATLPLERLVDLPSLVLDRAERVAVGQRAIDVADLDGLDLTGRALLIHTGWAARWGQEHYLDPNPYVTAAAAEVLVAAGVVLVGIDTWNIDDVEDRTRPVHSALLRAGIPIIENLRGLEHLPPSGFRFFAAPLPFRGGSAVPVRAYAVVDRE, via the coding sequence ATGAGTCCGCGGAGGGTGGTCGACCTCAGTCATCCCATCGATGCGGCGATCCCGATGTTCCCGGGGCTGCCGGCGCCGGAGATCGCCGAACATCTGTCGCGGGAGGCGTCGCGTGCGCACTACGCAGGCGGCACCGAGTTCGTGATCCATCGCTACTCGCTGATCGGCAACAGCGGAACCTACCTGGACGCTCCGTTCCATCGGTACGCCGACGGGGCCGACCTCGCCACGCTCCCGCTCGAGCGCCTGGTCGACCTGCCGAGCCTCGTCCTCGACCGCGCGGAGCGTGTGGCGGTGGGGCAGCGGGCGATCGATGTCGCGGACCTGGACGGCCTGGATCTGACGGGTCGCGCGCTACTGATCCACACTGGATGGGCGGCGCGCTGGGGTCAGGAGCACTACCTGGACCCGAACCCGTACGTGACGGCAGCGGCCGCCGAGGTGCTGGTCGCAGCGGGTGTCGTCCTGGTCGGCATCGACACCTGGAACATCGACGATGTCGAGGATCGGACGCGACCGGTCCATTCGGCGCTCCTCCGGGCGGGGATCCCGATCATTGAGAACCTGCGCGGGCTTGAGCACCTGCCGCCGAGCGGCTTCCGCTTCTTTGCGGCTCCGCTCCCGTTCCGGGGTGGCTCCGCCGTGCCGGTGCGGGCCTACGCGGTGGTGGACCGGGAGTGA
- a CDS encoding PEP-utilizing enzyme, translated as MSGEIRFPSPFEVPTPAGAEGWQEMYPYYVLFSEDRRADEENRLWFYNGMHFPEPITPFDIITAEAAYVAIGEMSTRIFCIPPAKGIDFRVLNGYVYISPTPVTDPEAIQERAQLFEKRAGYYYANWRSIYDEWKQKLTREIEQLKAITFPDLPEVEDEKIVFERLGIGTSYDLLRSYHQAIESIYRVWQIHMEIIMIGFGAYFSFYDFCKRSFPEITDQQVTLMVGAIDVSMFRPNYELMRLARKALELGVADYFKPGASPQDVFAQLEQVEAGRAWLSEWEASADPWFYMNSGDGFQHHHRAWVDDPTPIFNVLPDYIARLQRGDRLERDVEALRQRRDEITEGYRNLLQTDADRQAFDQLIGLVRDVYYSMEDHKFYVEHWYMSIFWNKMRELGRVFVAHGFFEDEDDLFLLHYTEVYQALFDLLLGWSIGAPSRGPAYWPQLIARRKALMEQLRKWTPPPALGVVPETIGDPAVVMLWGITSDRLRAWLSPEDGSVLNGFAAAPGVAEGPARVVLSVEGLQHVQDGEILVCSVTEPSWAPIFTKVRATVADIGGVMSHAAIVAREYHIPAVLGTGNATKRIRTGQRIRVDGDSGTVTILDD; from the coding sequence GTGAGCGGTGAGATTCGGTTTCCCAGCCCGTTCGAAGTCCCGACGCCAGCCGGCGCCGAGGGCTGGCAGGAAATGTACCCCTACTACGTCCTGTTCAGCGAAGACCGGCGGGCCGACGAGGAGAACCGGCTCTGGTTCTATAACGGGATGCACTTCCCGGAGCCGATCACCCCGTTCGACATCATCACCGCCGAGGCCGCGTATGTCGCCATCGGCGAGATGAGCACCCGCATCTTCTGCATCCCGCCGGCTAAGGGGATCGACTTCCGCGTCCTCAACGGGTACGTCTACATCAGCCCCACACCCGTCACCGACCCCGAGGCGATCCAGGAACGAGCCCAGCTCTTCGAGAAGCGCGCCGGCTACTACTACGCGAACTGGCGGTCGATCTACGACGAGTGGAAGCAGAAGCTGACCCGAGAGATCGAGCAACTCAAGGCGATCACTTTCCCGGACCTGCCTGAGGTCGAGGACGAAAAGATCGTCTTTGAGCGCCTGGGGATCGGCACCTCCTACGACCTGCTACGGAGCTACCACCAAGCCATCGAGAGCATCTACCGTGTGTGGCAGATCCACATGGAGATCATCATGATCGGCTTTGGTGCGTACTTCTCCTTCTACGACTTCTGCAAGCGCAGCTTCCCGGAGATCACGGACCAGCAGGTCACCCTGATGGTCGGCGCGATCGATGTGAGCATGTTCCGCCCCAACTACGAGTTGATGCGCCTCGCGCGGAAGGCACTGGAGCTGGGCGTCGCCGACTACTTCAAGCCCGGCGCCTCACCGCAGGATGTCTTCGCGCAACTTGAGCAGGTGGAAGCCGGGCGCGCCTGGCTGTCCGAGTGGGAAGCGAGCGCCGATCCGTGGTTCTACATGAACTCGGGCGACGGTTTCCAGCATCACCATCGCGCCTGGGTCGATGACCCGACGCCCATCTTCAACGTCCTGCCCGACTACATCGCCCGCCTCCAGCGGGGCGACCGCCTCGAGCGCGACGTCGAGGCGCTCCGCCAACGGCGCGATGAGATCACCGAGGGCTACCGCAATCTGCTCCAGACCGACGCCGATCGCCAGGCGTTCGATCAGCTCATCGGGCTCGTGCGCGACGTCTACTACTCGATGGAGGACCACAAGTTCTACGTCGAGCACTGGTACATGAGCATCTTCTGGAACAAGATGCGCGAGCTCGGCCGCGTCTTCGTCGCCCACGGGTTCTTCGAGGACGAAGACGACCTGTTCCTGCTCCACTACACCGAGGTCTACCAGGCGCTCTTCGACCTCCTCCTCGGCTGGTCGATCGGCGCGCCGTCCCGCGGGCCGGCCTACTGGCCGCAACTAATCGCGCGGCGGAAGGCGCTCATGGAGCAGCTTCGCAAGTGGACGCCGCCGCCCGCTCTCGGCGTCGTCCCGGAGACGATCGGTGACCCGGCGGTAGTGATGCTCTGGGGAATCACGTCCGACCGGCTACGCGCCTGGCTCAGCCCGGAAGACGGGAGTGTGTTGAACGGCTTTGCGGCTGCGCCCGGAGTGGCAGAAGGGCCGGCACGGGTCGTGCTGAGCGTGGAAGGTCTCCAGCACGTACAGGACGGAGAGATCCTTGTCTGCTCAGTTACGGAGCCAAGCTGGGCGCCGATCTTCACCAAGGTCCGCGCGACGGTCGCCGATATCGGCGGCGTCATGTCGCACGCGGCCATTGTGGCGCGCGAGTACCACATCCCGGCGGTGCTCGGTACCGGCAACGCGACGAAGCGGATTCGTACCGGGCAGCGCATCCGGGTCGATGGCGACAGCGGAACGGTGACGATTCTCGACGACTGA
- a CDS encoding PEP/pyruvate-binding domain-containing protein, giving the protein MSGELSTPLTLWFSDVGRDARPLVGGKVASLGELLRAGCRVPNGYAVTSAAYRRFIEATGLDRLIQDTIGGLNADDVAAVDAASQKIQQAFLNCSVPVELADPIRAEYERLADTLGDPAPAVAVRSSAVAEDTEAASFAGQHDTYLWVQGSDEVLDAVLRCWASAFTPRAIAYRAHQRIGLEDAAVAVGVQQMVDPRAAGVMFTLSPRSGDPSLVVVEGSWGPGVAVVGGEVTPDEYWVNKVTLEITRKHISCKSHQYKAEGRQGDLRKVEVPEDQQNEPCLTGDEVVELAKVGRQLERHYGHALDIEWAVADSLPFPENIFILQARPETVWSQRRREPVAAGFTDPLSFIVRRLANT; this is encoded by the coding sequence GTGTCTGGCGAGCTGAGCACCCCGCTCACGTTGTGGTTCTCCGACGTCGGGCGCGATGCACGCCCACTCGTCGGAGGAAAGGTGGCCAGTCTCGGTGAGTTGCTCCGCGCGGGCTGTCGCGTACCGAACGGATACGCGGTCACGAGCGCGGCATACCGACGCTTCATCGAGGCCACCGGCCTGGATCGCCTCATCCAGGACACAATTGGTGGGCTCAACGCCGATGACGTGGCCGCTGTCGATGCCGCCTCGCAGAAGATCCAGCAGGCATTCCTGAATTGCTCCGTCCCGGTCGAACTTGCGGATCCTATCCGGGCGGAGTACGAGCGGCTGGCCGACACCCTCGGTGATCCGGCTCCGGCAGTGGCAGTTCGGTCGAGCGCCGTCGCGGAAGACACCGAGGCGGCGAGCTTCGCCGGGCAACACGACACGTATCTGTGGGTGCAGGGATCGGACGAGGTACTCGACGCCGTGCTCCGCTGCTGGGCGAGTGCGTTTACCCCGCGCGCGATCGCCTACCGCGCCCACCAACGGATCGGGCTGGAGGACGCGGCCGTGGCCGTCGGCGTGCAGCAGATGGTTGACCCGCGTGCCGCCGGCGTCATGTTCACCCTGAGCCCGCGCAGCGGTGACCCGTCGCTGGTCGTCGTCGAGGGAAGTTGGGGCCCCGGCGTCGCGGTCGTCGGCGGCGAGGTGACGCCCGACGAGTACTGGGTGAACAAGGTCACGCTGGAGATCACGCGCAAGCACATCTCCTGCAAGAGCCACCAGTACAAGGCGGAAGGCCGTCAGGGCGACCTCCGCAAGGTCGAGGTACCGGAAGACCAGCAGAACGAGCCCTGCCTGACCGGCGACGAGGTGGTCGAACTCGCCAAGGTCGGGCGGCAGTTGGAGCGCCATTACGGTCACGCCCTCGACATCGAATGGGCCGTGGCGGATTCGCTCCCGTTCCCGGAGAACATCTTCATCCTCCAGGCCCGCCCGGAGACGGTCTGGAGCCAGCGTAGGCGCGAGCCGGTGGCCGCGGGCTTCACCGATCCGCTCTCGTTCATCGTCCGGCGGCTCGCCAACACCTGA
- a CDS encoding PEP-utilizing enzyme yields MSGELRFPSPFEVETPLGAEGWQEMYPKHVLFSEERRESEEARLWFYNGMHFPEPMTPFDIITAESFYVAIGEMSARFFCIPPAMGIDFRVLNGYVYINSIPVLDPQEVQERAQLFQRRAGHYYANWERIYEGWRERVKQEIAALRAVSFPELPDIEPDELVFAERGIGTSMSVLEGYNRVIESLFRLAQIHSEIVMIGFAAYLTFYDFCKQAFPEISDQQITGMIGAIDVSMLRPDEEFKALARRAVELGIADKFVEGRDWQEVFAELRQSDAGQAWLREWDERSDPWFYVNSGGGLQHHFRAWVDDPSPIFGALIDYIRRVERGENLERDIEAQRQERDRITAEYRELLRTDEDRKAFDELIGLVRKVYFSIEDHRFFADHWYMSTFWNKLRELGQLFVDHGFFREVDDMFYLHWTEVSQALTDLLLSWSVGGEALGPRHWPSVVERRKAILAKLRKFNPPPALGVVPETIADPAIVMLWGITPDRLRAWLTPADGDGNILRGFPASSGTVEGPARVISSVNELETVQDGEILVCPVTEPSWAPIFTKVRGTVTDIGGVMSHAAIVTREYNIPAVLGTGVATKRIRTGQRIRVDGDQGIVTILD; encoded by the coding sequence GTGAGCGGAGAACTGCGGTTCCCGAGCCCGTTTGAGGTGGAGACACCACTCGGGGCTGAGGGATGGCAGGAGATGTACCCGAAGCACGTGCTCTTCTCCGAGGAGCGCCGTGAGTCGGAGGAAGCGCGCCTCTGGTTCTACAACGGGATGCACTTCCCCGAGCCGATGACGCCGTTCGACATCATCACGGCCGAATCCTTCTACGTCGCCATCGGGGAGATGAGCGCCCGCTTCTTCTGCATCCCACCAGCCATGGGCATCGACTTCCGCGTGCTCAACGGGTACGTCTACATCAACTCGATCCCGGTGCTCGATCCGCAGGAGGTGCAGGAGCGCGCGCAGCTCTTCCAGCGTCGCGCGGGGCACTACTACGCGAACTGGGAGCGGATCTACGAGGGATGGCGGGAGCGCGTCAAACAGGAGATCGCGGCGCTGCGGGCCGTCTCGTTCCCCGAGTTGCCGGACATCGAACCCGACGAACTTGTCTTCGCCGAGCGCGGCATCGGCACGTCCATGTCCGTGCTCGAGGGCTATAACCGAGTGATCGAGAGCCTCTTCCGCCTGGCTCAGATCCACTCGGAAATCGTCATGATCGGCTTCGCGGCCTACCTGACCTTCTACGACTTCTGCAAGCAGGCCTTCCCGGAGATCTCCGACCAGCAGATCACGGGGATGATCGGCGCGATCGACGTGAGCATGCTGCGCCCGGACGAGGAGTTCAAGGCCCTGGCACGGCGTGCGGTCGAACTCGGCATCGCCGACAAGTTCGTCGAGGGTCGCGATTGGCAAGAGGTCTTCGCCGAACTCCGCCAGAGCGACGCCGGCCAGGCGTGGCTCCGTGAGTGGGACGAGCGGAGCGATCCCTGGTTCTACGTCAACTCCGGCGGCGGCTTGCAGCATCACTTCCGCGCCTGGGTCGATGATCCAAGCCCGATCTTCGGGGCCCTGATCGACTACATCCGGCGGGTCGAGCGTGGCGAGAACCTCGAGCGCGACATCGAGGCCCAGCGGCAGGAGCGCGACCGCATCACCGCCGAGTACCGCGAGCTGCTGCGGACCGACGAGGATCGCAAGGCCTTCGACGAGCTCATCGGGCTCGTCCGGAAGGTCTACTTCTCGATCGAGGACCACCGGTTCTTCGCCGACCACTGGTACATGAGCACCTTCTGGAACAAGCTCCGGGAGCTCGGTCAGCTCTTCGTCGATCACGGGTTCTTCCGTGAGGTCGACGACATGTTCTACCTGCACTGGACCGAGGTCTCCCAGGCGCTGACCGACCTGCTCCTCTCCTGGTCGGTGGGCGGCGAGGCCCTTGGTCCTCGGCACTGGCCGTCGGTCGTCGAACGCCGGAAAGCGATCCTGGCCAAGCTGCGCAAGTTCAACCCACCCCCGGCGCTCGGCGTGGTGCCCGAGACGATTGCCGACCCGGCGATCGTGATGCTGTGGGGGATCACGCCCGACCGGCTGCGCGCCTGGCTCACCCCGGCCGATGGCGACGGAAACATCCTGCGCGGTTTCCCGGCCTCGTCCGGCACAGTCGAAGGCCCAGCACGCGTGATCTCCAGCGTCAACGAGCTGGAGACGGTGCAGGACGGCGAGATCCTCGTCTGCCCGGTGACCGAGCCGAGTTGGGCGCCGATCTTCACCAAGGTGCGCGGCACCGTTACCGACATCGGCGGCGTGATGTCGCACGCGGCCATCGTCACGCGCGAGTACAACATCCCGGCGGTGCTGGGCACCGGCGTGGCGACCAAGCGCATCCGCACCGGCCAGCGCATCCGCGTGGACGGCGATCAGGGGATCGTGACCATCCTCGACTGA
- a CDS encoding acetyl-CoA carboxylase biotin carboxyl carrier protein yields MGLTPEDVDEILRYLEHSAFDELELETPEFKLVVRRGQGAGGSNNVPAEPLSAGNQATDTAPPPSAGTTEPTSQDVRTDEEKQPPAAAASDGQIAIPAPLRGIFYRAPRPGADPFVDVGTQVQEDTVVCIIEVMKLMHSITAGVKGTITAVCAENGEAVEKGQPLFMVRPERASDA; encoded by the coding sequence ATGGGGCTCACCCCGGAAGATGTCGACGAGATCCTACGCTACCTGGAGCACTCCGCCTTCGACGAGCTCGAGCTCGAGACGCCTGAGTTCAAGCTGGTCGTGCGACGCGGGCAGGGTGCCGGCGGATCGAACAACGTGCCCGCGGAGCCACTTTCCGCTGGAAACCAGGCGACGGATACGGCGCCGCCGCCCAGCGCGGGGACTACCGAGCCGACGAGCCAGGACGTTCGCACCGACGAGGAGAAGCAACCACCGGCGGCCGCCGCGTCCGATGGGCAGATTGCGATCCCGGCACCGCTACGCGGGATCTTCTATCGAGCACCCCGGCCCGGCGCCGATCCCTTCGTCGATGTCGGCACGCAGGTCCAGGAAGACACCGTTGTCTGCATCATCGAAGTCATGAAGCTGATGCACTCGATCACCGCTGGCGTCAAGGGCACCATCACCGCCGTCTGCGCCGAAAATGGGGAAGCCGTGGAGAAGGGGCAGCCCCTCTTCATGGTGCGCCCCGAGCGTGCCTCGGATGCCTGA